The DNA window CATAAACGGGAAGCCGAGCCAGATGTTGGTAATCGTCGCAGCGGTGTAAGCCCAGAACGGATCCGACAGCCATTGCACCGGCGCGAGATTGAGAATTTGCTGCATGATGAGATTAATCGAGCCGAACTCATAGTTGAACATGCCGCGCCAAGTCAATGCCGTGATGTATTGCGGCACGGCCCAGGGCAGAATCAGCAGCGTGCGAAAAATCGCGCGGCCGGGCAACGGCCGGTGCAGCAGCAATGCCAGAGACACGCCGATGGTGACATGAAAAAAAAGGTTGACGACGGTCCAGGTAATGGTTTTCAAAAACAATATGTAGAACTGCGGCTCGGCAAAAACTTTGACATATTGTTCAAAGCCGACGAATTTCCAATCGAGGAAATTGGTCAGGCTCATGTTCGAGAAGGAAATAACGAGGTTGTAGATAAACGGATAGAGAACGACGAAACCCAGCACCAGGAACGAAGGCAGGACGTAAAAATAAGCGAGCTTGTTCTCACGAAAGTTTTTGGCGAGATCGGCGAGGCTCACGAATGCTCCGTTTTAGCAGGTTGTTTGATCCAAAACCGTTTGTGCGGAATCATCAACTCACTGCGCAAACATTTCATGAATCAGCTTTTCGGCGTCGGTTTGCATTTTCAGCGCGGCCTGTTCTGGTGTCAGGCGGCCGTTCAATAAACTTTGATATGCCGGCCGCATGGCGTCCCAAATCGCGCGCATTTCGGGATCAATCGGCATGGGCCTGCCAACGGAAATTTGATCCCGCGAGCTGATCAAGATCGGGTCTTGCAAGAAAATCGAATCCTGGCACGCTTCCAAACGCGACGGAATGGCGCGCAGGGCATAGGTGTATTGCAACTCATTTTCCGGCTCGGTCAAAAAGCGCAGAAGCTTCAGCGCTTTTTCGCGGCGCTCGCCGCTGCTGTTCACATTTAAACAAAAACCGGTGGCGGAAACCATGGGCGTCGGCCACAGGCCGGTTTCACTCACTTGAGGAATACGCGCCAGGCCAATATCAACGCCGGCGTCGAGGTATCCGCCCCAGCTCCACGGCCCGTTGATCACCATCGCGGCTTTGCCTTGCTTGAACAGTTGATTGGCGAGATCGAGATCACATTCATACGGCACAATTTTTTTTTCACGCAACAAGGCAATGAATTGCGAGGCGCGAATGGTGGCTTCGGTGTTCAACGTCGGACGCGCATTTTCATCCATGACCCAGCCGCCATAACCACCCAAAAACGGAACAAAGAAAAAGGGTTCGATAAAATTCCACGCCAGGGTGTACATGTCATACCTGCCATCGCCGTCCAAGTCTTGCGAAAGGCGTTTGCCGATATCGAGCAGTTCATCGGTGGTTTTGGGCGGATGCGGCAAAATCTTTTTGTTGTAGACCAGGGTAAGATGATTGCCGACGCGATCGGCGAGCATGTACAAATGGCCTTTGTAGCGCACGCGCGCCATGGGATCGAAGTTCGCCAGTTCAGCTTCGCTCAACAAACTGTCCAGCGGTTGAATCAATTTCATGACGTGCAGCGGGCCGACCATGTCTGCCGGACCATAAAGCAAATCCGGGCCGCTGCCGCCGAGTCCCGCGATGATGTAATTGCTGCGCAATTCTTCGGTTTCATAATAAATTTGCTTGGCGGTGAGACCGGGATTCTCACGGCTGAACTTGGCGAGCAACGAATCCAACACCACCCGGCCGGGGGCAAAGTCTTGCGTCCAAATGATGAGTTCATTCGGATCCGGACGCGAGCCGCCAAAAGCCAGATACAACATGCCCAGCAAAAGGACGCCGAACACCAACGCGAGCGCAATGTTTCGCATGAGAATGTTTCAAAAATTGCAAGGTTCTCTTTTCGATAAAATTGTGACGCGAATATAATAAGGCAGGCTCTAAACCGCAAGGGTGAAGGCAGTGTGGGGATTTGATTAAACGGGACGGCTTCGAGGTGCAGTTCTTCTGGCGCAGTATGCCCGCGCCGAATACGTTTCAGCCACGGCGGAACCGTGGCCGAACATCGCCAAACCAAACTCAAATGTCAAGATTCACAAAAAGTATTTACGCCGTTTTACATCTTCGCGAGCAATTCTTTGGCTTTCCCGGCAAGCGCGCTTTCGGGATAACTTTGCACGAGACGCTGCAATGTTTGACGCGCCTCCTCCGGACGGCGCACTTCCAGCAAACTGCTGCCGAGCAAAAACAAAGCGTCATCTTGTTTTGCCGATTTTGTCGCCAGCAACACGCGATTGAACGACACAATCGCCGCCGGATAATCTTTCAACTCAAATTGCGCCTTGCCCAGCCAATAATGGCAATTGTGAACCAAAACATGTGTGGGATAATGTGTAATCAAATTGGAGAATTGCTGCACAGACGCGGCATACTGCTGCGCATAAAAGCTCTGCAGGGCTTGCTCATAGGCGACCGGGAAACTCGGAGCTTTTGCTCGCGCCGTTGCCGCAGGCCTGCTGCGATTGGGTTGCGCTTGGGAAGCAGACCCGGCCCTACCAGCCGGATTGGATTTCGCGATCGGCGGGGATTGATTCGCGCGCGCGGCCGCGTTATTCGCGGCGAACCTGTTCTTGCTTTCAACCTCGCCCGCGCTTGCTTTTTGCGTGCGCGCAGAATCCTTGCCTTCACGGGATGGCGTCATCGCCGGTTCAACGCGATTTTCGCGCGTGCGGTTTTCACTGAACAGATCTTTGGGAGTATAACCCGCGCCGCCGGTGATAAAAGAAACGCCCAGGCGCGCACTGACGAAGGCGTCTTGTTTGCCGTTGTTGGCGGCGTCGAGATTGTCGCTTGCCTGGAAATTATACGCGAGGCTGGCGTTCAGCATCATTTGCGGTCGAATCTTCACGCGCGCGCCTGCACCAATCAAGCCTTTGCCGCCGTGCAAGCGTTTGGAATCCGACACACGAAAGTTGAGATAACCGGCGCCCAGCATGAGATAGGGACGAAAGAGCGTCTGGTTGGCCAGCTCATAGTCAAACAACAACTCGCTATATAGCAACTGGGTGCGGAGCGCAGAAGTGGCGGTAAAATTCGGCAAGTTCAACCGGAGATTGAAAGGCAGAGTCGCGTACCCGAGCGACAAGCCCAAACCCAGGCGGGAGGAAAAACGACGTTCCAGCGAACCGGAAAGGCCGAGGCCGTATCCGGATTGCACCACCCGGCCGGTAGTCGCATTCCCGGCGGAGAGCAGAACATTGGCGGAATCATTTTGATTGCCAATGAATTTTTGCGTGCCCAAACTAAAACCATAAAGCCAGCGTCCGCTCAAATCTTGGCTGTGCGCCGGCGAACAGAGGCCAGCCAGCACTATCCAACATGCAATGACCGGCAAGCGATTTGATGTCATCCTTGTTATCGCCTCTTCATCGTCCTGATTCAGATTATTCTCTGCCGCTTTCCGCTTGCGCAGAAGGCGGCGGCTACCTTGTCCGTGGTAACAGCGCCAAGCTTAGAGTTTGGCCAGCATTTCCTCAGCCGTTCCGACAAATTCGCTGCTGGGATATTCCTGGATCAACTGATTAAACACGCGGCGGGCTTCGTCCGTGCGATTGAGCTGGACATAGCTGCGGCCCAAATACAACAGGGCATTGTCTTTTTTCAATGAAAGCGATGATTGCAGCACATTGTTGAGCGCGGTAATCGCCGCTTGATAATTGCCCAAATTGAAGTAGGCCTCACCGTTCCAATAATGGCAATGGCTGGCCAACGCATGT is part of the Cytophagia bacterium CHB2 genome and encodes:
- a CDS encoding tetratricopeptide repeat protein, giving the protein MTSNRLPVIACWIVLAGLCSPAHSQDLSGRWLYGFSLGTQKFIGNQNDSANVLLSAGNATTGRVVQSGYGLGLSGSLERRFSSRLGLGLSLGYATLPFNLRLNLPNFTATSALRTQLLYSELLFDYELANQTLFRPYLMLGAGYLNFRVSDSKRLHGGKGLIGAGARVKIRPQMMLNASLAYNFQASDNLDAANNGKQDAFVSARLGVSFITGGAGYTPKDLFSENRTRENRVEPAMTPSREGKDSARTQKASAGEVESKNRFAANNAAARANQSPPIAKSNPAGRAGSASQAQPNRSRPAATARAKAPSFPVAYEQALQSFYAQQYAASVQQFSNLITHYPTHVLVHNCHYWLGKAQFELKDYPAAIVSFNRVLLATKSAKQDDALFLLGSSLLEVRRPEEARQTLQRLVQSYPESALAGKAKELLAKM
- a CDS encoding extracellular solute-binding protein yields the protein MRNIALALVFGVLLLGMLYLAFGGSRPDPNELIIWTQDFAPGRVVLDSLLAKFSRENPGLTAKQIYYETEELRSNYIIAGLGGSGPDLLYGPADMVGPLHVMKLIQPLDSLLSEAELANFDPMARVRYKGHLYMLADRVGNHLTLVYNKKILPHPPKTTDELLDIGKRLSQDLDGDGRYDMYTLAWNFIEPFFFVPFLGGYGGWVMDENARPTLNTEATIRASQFIALLREKKIVPYECDLDLANQLFKQGKAAMVINGPWSWGGYLDAGVDIGLARIPQVSETGLWPTPMVSATGFCLNVNSSGERREKALKLLRFLTEPENELQYTYALRAIPSRLEACQDSIFLQDPILISSRDQISVGRPMPIDPEMRAIWDAMRPAYQSLLNGRLTPEQAALKMQTDAEKLIHEMFAQ
- a CDS encoding sugar ABC transporter permease yields the protein MSLADLAKNFRENKLAYFYVLPSFLVLGFVVLYPFIYNLVISFSNMSLTNFLDWKFVGFEQYVKVFAEPQFYILFLKTITWTVVNLFFHVTIGVSLALLLHRPLPGRAIFRTLLILPWAVPQYITALTWRGMFNYEFGSINLIMQQILNLAPVQWLSDPFWAYTAATITNIWLGFPFMMIIALGGLQSIPKELYEAADVDGASSWRQFWTITAPLLKPVMVPAITLGVIWTFNNFNVIWLVSDGGKPADSTHILVSYVYRQVFNYYRYGFAAALSLVIFGILLVFGIRFIKQTKATEAVY